The genomic segment AGTGCGCTCTTATTACAAATAGTTTTTTCAGAAAAAATAACATTAATCTTATCTACCAAATCGCTACAATCAATATTATATCTCTTTGATAAATATTTTATTATATCTATTACATCCTTATAAGAATGAGATTCAAAAAAATAGTTTTCTATATTAAGCTCATCTAACCTTTTTTTAACTTTAAGAGAATAACCATCTTTCATGCCAAAAACAACTGTTGGATTTAATAATACAATCTCCTCTATATTTATGTGATAATATGAACCAACTTTTCTAATTTTCTTTGCACTTTCTGGGTAATCACATTCTTTAGTAACTCCAACTATATAATCCCCAACTCCTATCTTAAATAAAATCTCAGCAATATTAGGAGAGAGACTTACAATCCTTTCTTCGGCAAACGTGTTTGTAGTTAATATGAGAAAAATAAAGGATATTATAATAGATAAAGACTTAAATCTTCTTAAATACAATGCTACCAACAGGCACACCTAAATCCTTAGCAATTACTTGACATTTTGCAATTAACATAAAATAAATGTCTCCTCTTTCACTCAAAGCCTCATAATTACCCTGCCCTTTACTTATAATCAATGAAGGATTTATTTTATTTATAATATTTATATTATCACCTACATTCATTTCAACTACTTCTACATTATCCATTTTACTAATAGAGGTCTCATGTACATCTGCAATAGTGGCATCATTTAGAATAGGCGATTTTTTTACTACAAAGAATACTCTTTTATCCAAACACTCAATCAAAAGCTTATCAAATACGATTTCCCCACAATTATCAGCAAAATAGAGAATACTATCTGATTTATTTAGATCCTCTATGAAATTTTCAAATGTTTTAT from the Deferribacterota bacterium genome contains:
- a CDS encoding helical backbone metal receptor, which produces MVALYLRRFKSLSIIISFIFLILTTNTFAEERIVSLSPNIAEILFKIGVGDYIVGVTKECDYPESAKKIRKVGSYYHINIEEIVLLNPTVVFGMKDGYSLKVKKRLDELNIENYFFESHSYKDVIDIIKYLSKRYNIDCSDLVDKINVIFSEKTICNKSALFLVNLDPLIAAGKNSFIDDILRCGGFNNYIQGNLAYPKVNIEKLYLNEPDYILISHNMSAKSIELFKKKLKRLDIDSKVIIINDDIFVRPSYRIVEACQFLRKLGQ